Proteins co-encoded in one Quercus robur chromosome 8, dhQueRobu3.1, whole genome shotgun sequence genomic window:
- the LOC126694436 gene encoding uncharacterized protein LOC126694436 yields the protein MDSPQSVVSPFKSSLVAEPEKQKSDSFSKGIEVNSKETAVYNIEDFIGVLEVYVHQARDIHNICIYHKQDVYAKLCLTSDPEDTVSTKTINGGGRNPVFNDNVRLNVRTVDSSLKCEIWMLSRVRNYLEDQLLGFALVPLSEVLMKNGKLEKEFSLSSTDLFHSPAGFVQLSLSYNGASPEVMAIPAMPNALARDATVEDTEISESIQSDFDKIEFPDPKIANEDQLMVSEYFALPCNSLDSQSSESLTTSDTENQLSSEVGGHVVESFSTGTVESIQCPKPDSPPSSVSTNGVSSPSVPASSESSDAQAASKSASKEHVSAPKESTVDVKDGDTDSSGGEPSDAVNKPVVTVNIEPEQNVVQQDIVDMYMKSMQQFTESLAKMKLPLDMDNGSTNSGNSSSDQKLQASKNTGSRVFYGSRAFF from the coding sequence ATGGACTCACCACAATCTGTTGTGTCACCATTCAAGAGCTCCCTCGTCGCTGAGCCTGAGAAGCAGAAATCAGACTCCTTTTCCAAGGGTATTGAGGTCAACAGCAAGGAAACTGCAGTGTATAACATAGAGGACTTCATTGGTGTTCTTGAGGTTTATGTACATCAGGCTAGGGACATCCATAACATATGCATATACCACAAGCAAGATGTTTATGCTAAGCTTTGCCTGACTAGTGATCCTGAAGACACAGTCTCCACCAAAACCATCAATGGTGGTGGGAGGAATCCGGTGTTCAACGACAATGTTCGTCTCAATGTTAGGACTGTTGATTCCTCACTCAAATGTGAGATATGGATGTTGAGCAGGGTGAGGAATTATCTGGAAGATCAGTTACTGGGGTTTGCTTTGGTTCCATTGTCCGAAGTCCTTATGAAGAATGGCAAATTGGAGAAAGAGTTCTCTCTATCTTCAACTGATCTGTTCCATTCCCCAGCTGGGTTTGTTCAATTGTCTCTCTCATATAATGGAGCTTCACCAGAAGTAATGGCTATTCCTGCAATGCCAAATGCTTTGGCCAGGGATGCAACTGTGGAGGATACAGAAATATCTGAGTCAATCCAAAGTGATTTTGATAAGATTGAATTCCCAGATCCTAAGATTGCAAATGAAGACCAGTTGATGGTTTCTGAGTATTTTGCGTTACCATGTAACAGTTTGGACTCTCAGAGCTCTGAGAGCTTGACCACTTCTGATACTGAAAACCAACTTAGTTCAGAAGTGGGTGGTCATGTTGTGGAAAGCTTCTCAACTGGTACAGTTGAGTCCATCCAGTGTCCAAAGCCTGATTCTCCACCGAGCAGTGTGTCAACTAATGGGGTTTCTTCTCCTTCAGTCCCTGCAAGCTCAGAGTCTTCTGATGCTCAAGCAGCATCAAAATCTGCTAGTAAGGAACATGTTTCAGCTCCAAAAGAGAGTACTGTGGATGTTAAGGATGGTGATACTGATTCCTCTGGTGGGGAGCCAAGTGATGCAGTAAACAAGCCTGTTGTCACAGTGAACATTGAGCCAGAACAAAATGTGGTGCAGCAGGATATAGTGGACATGTACATGAAAAGCATGCAGCAGTTTACTGAGTCATTGGCAAAAATGAAGCTACCTTTGGACATGGACAATGGGTCAACCAATTCAGGAAATTCAAGCTCTGATCAGAAATTACAGGCATCAAAGAATACTGGTTCCCGTGTGTTTTATGGAAGTAGGGCTTTCTTCTGA